CAGACCAGCGTGCCGGGAAAACTGTCCGATTCATCGCCCGACAACGGCAGCGCGGCATTGTACGCGGTGATCAGCTCCCGGGCGTATTCAGCCTGATCGTTATCGACCGATAAGCCCAGCAGGCCGAAGATCGGTAACTCCCCGGTACCGCCGATCAAATCCCGACCTGCCAAATGCGCCTCGATACCCTCGCTGGCGAGCATGCTTTGAAGCAGTTCGCCTTCCATCAGGTTTTCCGGTTCGTAGATGCGCTGCATAGACCCTCACTCGTTTTCACTGAACACTTCGAGATGCCATTCCTCGCCGTGAACCTGCAATACAAACGTA
The window above is part of the Pseudomonas sp. B21-048 genome. Proteins encoded here:
- a CDS encoding DUF2007 domain-containing protein, whose translation is MQRIYEPENLMEGELLQSMLASEGIEAHLAGRDLIGGTGELPIFGLLGLSVDNDQAEYARELITAYNAALPLSGDESDSFPGTLVC